One Schistosoma mansoni, WGS project CABG00000000 data, chromosome 1 unplaced supercontig 0010, strain Puerto Rico, whole genome shotgun sequence DNA window includes the following coding sequences:
- a CDS encoding XP_018644920.1, translating to MKCFMLMLAIIMFANIISNTSDVEQITFVNAFHIILLHDTVENMGSNWSGEVSLRVRCEKVENHVNTMIGFHLTK from the coding sequence ATGAAGTGTTTTATGCTTATGTTGGCAATAATAATGTTTGCAAACATCATTAGTAATACAAGTGATGTAGAACAAATTACTTTTGTTAATGCTTTTCACATAATACTGCTTCATGATACTGTAGAAAATATGGGAAGTAATTGGTCAGGTGAAGTATCATTACGAGTTAGATGTGAAAAAGTAGAAAACCATGTTAATACCATGATTGGTTTTCATCTAACGAAATAA